One window of Saccharopolyspora phatthalungensis genomic DNA carries:
- the mihF gene encoding integration host factor, actinobacterial type has translation MALPQLTEEQRAAALEKAAAARRARAELKERLKRGGTTLAEVLETADNDEVLGKMKVSALLEALPGVGKVRAQQIMERLEIANSRRLRGLGERQRKALLSEFSGE, from the coding sequence GTGGCCCTTCCCCAGCTGACCGAGGAGCAGCGGGCAGCAGCTCTGGAAAAGGCGGCTGCCGCCCGTCGCGCCCGAGCTGAGCTCAAGGAGCGCCTCAAGCGAGGTGGAACCACGCTGGCGGAGGTCCTGGAGACCGCCGACAACGACGAGGTCTTGGGCAAGATGAAGGTCTCCGCCCTGCTCGAAGCCCTTCCCGGCGTTGGCAAGGTTCGCGCTCAGCAGATCATGGAGCGTCTGGAGATCGCCAACAGCCGTCGGCTGCGCGGGCTGGGTGAGCGGCAGCGCAAGGCGCTGCTCTCCGAGTTCAGCGGCGAGTGA
- the rpoZ gene encoding DNA-directed RNA polymerase subunit omega, with amino-acid sequence MSTPSALAALNSSPSTNTVEGITYPPIDDLLEQVSSKYALVIYAAKRARQINDYYAQLGEGLLEYVGPLVEPGPREKPLSIALREIHAGVLEHTEGE; translated from the coding sequence GTGAGCACCCCCAGCGCGCTGGCTGCGCTCAACAGCAGCCCGTCGACCAACACCGTCGAGGGCATCACCTACCCGCCGATCGACGACCTGCTGGAGCAGGTCAGCTCCAAGTACGCCCTGGTGATCTACGCCGCGAAGCGGGCGCGGCAGATCAACGACTACTACGCGCAGCTCGGCGAGGGCCTGCTGGAGTACGTCGGGCCGCTGGTCGAGCCGGGCCCGCGGGAGAAGCCGCTGTCGATCGCGCTCCGCGAGATCCACGCGGGCGTGCTTGAGCACACCGAAGGCGAGTGA
- the gmk gene encoding guanylate kinase yields MIDAQTGAEPRTVRQGEPRLTVVSGPSGVGKSSVLSEVRRQAPEIYFSVSATTRPPRAGEIDGVHYHFVDTAEFERMIAAGEMLEFARYAGNLYGTPRKPVEEALAAGRPAVLEIELQGARQVRRAMPEAQLVMLLPPSWGELVERLTGRGTEPTEVVERRLATAREELAAESEFDASVVNADVQVATSELLRLILGREQ; encoded by the coding sequence GTGATCGACGCACAAACCGGCGCTGAGCCGAGGACCGTCCGTCAGGGCGAGCCTCGGCTCACCGTCGTTTCCGGGCCCTCCGGCGTCGGCAAGTCCAGCGTGCTCAGCGAGGTGCGCAGGCAGGCTCCGGAGATTTACTTCAGCGTGTCCGCGACCACCCGCCCGCCCCGCGCCGGGGAGATCGACGGGGTGCACTACCACTTCGTCGACACCGCGGAGTTCGAGCGAATGATCGCCGCCGGCGAGATGCTCGAATTCGCCCGTTACGCGGGCAACCTCTACGGCACCCCGCGTAAGCCCGTCGAAGAGGCCCTGGCGGCCGGTCGGCCGGCCGTGCTGGAAATCGAACTGCAGGGCGCCCGCCAGGTGCGCCGCGCCATGCCGGAGGCACAGCTGGTGATGCTGCTGCCGCCGTCCTGGGGGGAGCTGGTGGAACGCCTCACCGGTCGCGGCACCGAGCCCACCGAGGTCGTCGAGCGGCGGTTGGCGACCGCGCGCGAGGAGCTGGCGGCCGAATCGGAGTTCGACGCGTCGGTCGTCAACGCCGACGTGCAGGTCGCGACCAGCGAATTGCTACGATTGATTCTTGGCCGCGAGCAGTGA
- a CDS encoding YwaF family protein — protein MEPLPVDRFVPYGPSHWVLMVLIVAGSVALPVLGHRNRDPRTTTLFTRIFAVVVLAFNVPLLIYQLLPAQWNIAESLPLQLCDFAWMVAAYALWTRQPLSYALVYYWGLTLTPQAMITPALDAPDFPNIHFIQFWGQHLLVIWAAAYLTWGVGMRPNWRGYWFSAGVTLVWIAAMLAFNAWAGTNYGFVSRKPDNPSLLDVMGGWPWYLGVGVAIGLAAWALLTWPWTRTPRESGSAARTGT, from the coding sequence GTGGAGCCGCTGCCGGTAGATCGCTTCGTACCCTACGGCCCGTCGCACTGGGTGCTCATGGTGCTGATCGTCGCCGGGTCGGTGGCGCTGCCCGTGCTCGGGCACCGGAACCGCGATCCGCGGACCACCACGTTGTTCACGCGCATCTTCGCCGTGGTGGTCTTGGCGTTCAACGTGCCGTTGCTGATCTACCAGCTGTTGCCCGCCCAGTGGAACATCGCCGAATCGCTCCCGCTGCAACTCTGCGACTTCGCCTGGATGGTCGCCGCCTACGCGCTGTGGACCCGACAGCCGCTGTCCTATGCCCTTGTCTACTACTGGGGCCTCACGCTGACCCCGCAGGCGATGATCACGCCCGCGCTGGACGCCCCGGATTTCCCGAATATCCACTTCATCCAGTTCTGGGGCCAGCATCTGCTGGTCATCTGGGCGGCGGCGTACCTGACGTGGGGCGTCGGGATGCGGCCGAACTGGCGCGGCTACTGGTTCTCGGCCGGGGTGACGCTCGTCTGGATCGCGGCGATGCTGGCATTCAACGCCTGGGCGGGCACCAACTACGGCTTCGTCAGCCGGAAGCCGGACAACCCGTCGCTGCTCGACGTGATGGGCGGCTGGCCCTGGTACCTGGGCGTCGGGGTGGCCATCGGGTTGGCCGCGTGGGCGCTGCTGACCTGGCCGTGGACCAGGACTCCGCGTGAATCGGGCAGCGCGGCGCGGACGGGAACGTGA
- the metK gene encoding methionine adenosyltransferase, with the protein MFTSESVTEGHPDKICDAISDSILDALLAQDPRSRVAVETLVTTGQVHVAGEVTTDAYADIPTIVREKILEIGYDSSAKGFDGNSCGVNVAIGSQSPDIAQGVDTAHESRVEGVLDEIAKQGAGDQGLMFGYACDDTPEFMPLPIALAHRLSRRLTRVRKDGVLPYLRPDGKTQVTIEYAGDQPVRLDTVVLSTQHAADIDLDSMLTVDVREKVVGPEIEELGIETSDTRLLVNPTGRFVVGGPMGDAGLTGRKIIVDTYGGMARHGGGAFSGKDPSKVDRSAAYATRWVAKNAVAAGLASRIEVQVAYAIGKAAPVGLFVETFGTENVDPTRIQSAINEVFDLRPAAIIRDLDLLRPIYAQTAAYGHFGRNDLDLPWERTDRAEALKSAANA; encoded by the coding sequence CTGTTCACCAGTGAGTCCGTGACCGAAGGCCATCCGGACAAGATCTGCGATGCGATCAGCGACTCGATCCTGGACGCGTTGCTGGCTCAGGACCCGCGCTCGCGGGTGGCGGTGGAGACCTTGGTGACCACCGGGCAGGTGCACGTGGCGGGCGAGGTGACCACGGACGCCTACGCGGACATTCCGACCATCGTGCGGGAGAAGATCCTGGAGATCGGCTACGACTCCTCCGCGAAGGGCTTCGACGGCAACTCCTGCGGCGTGAACGTCGCGATCGGCTCCCAGTCCCCGGACATCGCCCAGGGCGTGGACACCGCGCACGAATCCCGGGTCGAGGGCGTGCTCGACGAGATCGCCAAGCAGGGTGCCGGCGACCAGGGCCTGATGTTCGGCTACGCCTGCGACGACACGCCGGAGTTCATGCCGCTGCCGATCGCGCTGGCGCACCGGCTGTCGCGGCGGCTGACCCGGGTCCGCAAGGACGGCGTGCTGCCGTACCTGCGGCCGGACGGCAAGACCCAGGTGACCATCGAGTACGCCGGTGACCAGCCGGTGCGGCTGGACACCGTGGTGCTGTCTACCCAGCACGCCGCCGACATCGACCTGGATTCGATGCTGACCGTCGACGTCCGCGAGAAGGTGGTCGGCCCGGAGATCGAGGAGCTCGGCATCGAGACCTCCGACACCCGGCTGCTGGTGAACCCGACCGGCCGGTTCGTCGTCGGCGGCCCGATGGGCGACGCGGGCCTGACCGGCCGGAAGATCATCGTCGACACCTACGGCGGCATGGCCCGCCACGGCGGCGGTGCCTTCTCCGGCAAGGACCCGTCGAAGGTGGACCGCTCCGCGGCGTACGCCACCCGGTGGGTGGCCAAGAACGCGGTCGCCGCGGGCCTGGCGAGCCGCATCGAGGTGCAGGTCGCCTACGCGATCGGCAAGGCCGCCCCGGTGGGCCTGTTCGTGGAGACCTTCGGCACCGAAAACGTCGACCCGACGCGTATCCAGTCCGCGATCAACGAGGTCTTCGACCTGCGTCCGGCCGCGATCATCCGCGACCTGGACCTGCTGCGGCCGATCTATGCCCAGACGGCGGCCTACGGCCACTTCGGGCGCAACGACCTCGACCTGCCCTGGGAGCGCACGGACCGTGCCGAGGCCCTGAAGTCCGCCGCCAACGCCTGA
- a CDS encoding tRNA (cytidine(34)-2'-O)-methyltransferase — protein sequence MFHVVFYQPEIPGNTGNAIRMAAGSGCALHLIEPLGFSVSDAKLRRAGLDYHDRAALHVHPDLDSAWRALDPQRIIAFTSKAECSYEKVSYRPGDVLLFGPESTGLPEDVLDASTLRVRIPMLPGIRSMNLANSAAVAVYEAWRQQGFAMPS from the coding sequence GTGTTTCACGTGGTCTTCTATCAGCCCGAGATCCCGGGCAACACCGGCAACGCGATCCGGATGGCGGCCGGTTCCGGGTGCGCGCTGCACCTGATCGAACCGCTCGGGTTCTCCGTGTCGGACGCGAAGCTGCGCCGAGCCGGGCTGGACTACCACGACCGCGCCGCGCTGCACGTGCATCCCGACCTCGACTCGGCCTGGCGGGCATTGGATCCGCAGCGGATCATCGCGTTCACCTCGAAGGCCGAATGCTCCTACGAGAAGGTGTCCTACCGGCCGGGCGACGTGCTGTTGTTCGGGCCCGAATCCACCGGGCTGCCCGAGGACGTGCTCGACGCATCGACGTTGCGGGTGCGGATTCCGATGCTGCCCGGTATCCGCTCGATGAACCTCGCCAACTCGGCGGCCGTCGCGGTCTACGAGGCCTGGCGTCAGCAGGGTTTCGCGATGCCTTCGTGA
- the coaBC gene encoding bifunctional phosphopantothenoylcysteine decarboxylase/phosphopantothenate--cysteine ligase CoaBC — MTTDRTEDRPRVVLGVSGGIAAYKACEVLRRLTESGHSVRVIPTEAALRFVGAATFEALSGQPVETGVFADVEEVPHVRLGQQADLVVVAPATADLLARAAHGQANDLLTSTLLTARCPVLMVPAMHTEMWEHPATQDNVALLRSRGVVVAEPDSGRLTGADTGKGRLPDPAEIVDLARLLLAEPRALPRDLEGRRVVISAGGTREPLDPVRYLGNRSSGRQGFALARVAAHRGAEVTLVAAYTADLVDPAGVRVIRVGTAEELRSVMLAESDGADAVVMAAAVADFRPVSPVGHKIKKTDRDPEPLALTRNPDILAKLVEARNAGKLAASLIVGFAAETGDPTTTVLDHGRAKLVRKGCDLLVVNAVGDGRAFEVDDNAGWLLGGDGTEEPIPFGAKSRLAATLWDAVSRQLSRQ; from the coding sequence GTGACGACCGATCGCACCGAGGATCGCCCGCGGGTGGTCCTCGGCGTCAGCGGTGGCATCGCCGCCTACAAGGCGTGCGAGGTGCTGCGGCGGCTGACCGAGTCCGGGCACAGCGTCCGGGTGATCCCCACTGAGGCGGCGCTGCGCTTCGTCGGCGCGGCGACCTTCGAGGCGCTGTCCGGGCAGCCGGTGGAGACCGGCGTGTTCGCCGACGTCGAAGAGGTCCCGCACGTGCGGCTCGGGCAGCAGGCCGACCTGGTCGTCGTCGCGCCCGCCACCGCCGACCTGCTGGCCCGTGCGGCGCACGGGCAGGCGAACGATCTGCTCACCTCGACGTTGCTGACTGCGCGCTGCCCGGTGCTGATGGTCCCGGCGATGCACACCGAGATGTGGGAGCACCCGGCGACGCAGGACAACGTGGCGCTGCTGCGCAGCCGCGGCGTGGTGGTCGCCGAGCCCGACAGCGGCCGGTTGACCGGCGCGGACACCGGCAAGGGCCGGTTGCCCGATCCCGCCGAGATCGTCGACCTGGCCCGGTTGCTGCTGGCCGAACCGCGGGCGCTGCCCCGCGATCTCGAAGGCCGCCGCGTCGTGATCTCGGCCGGCGGCACGCGTGAGCCGCTGGACCCTGTGCGCTACCTCGGCAACCGTTCGTCCGGTCGCCAGGGCTTCGCGCTGGCGCGCGTCGCCGCGCACCGCGGCGCGGAAGTCACGCTGGTCGCCGCGTACACCGCAGATCTGGTCGATCCGGCCGGCGTCCGGGTGATCCGGGTGGGTACCGCCGAGGAACTGCGGTCGGTGATGCTGGCCGAGTCCGACGGCGCGGACGCCGTGGTGATGGCCGCGGCCGTGGCCGATTTCCGGCCCGTCTCCCCGGTCGGACACAAGATCAAGAAGACCGATCGGGATCCGGAACCGCTGGCGCTGACCCGCAATCCGGACATCCTCGCCAAGCTCGTCGAGGCGCGGAACGCGGGCAAGCTGGCCGCCTCGCTGATCGTCGGGTTCGCCGCCGAGACCGGCGATCCGACCACCACGGTGCTCGACCACGGCCGCGCCAAGCTCGTCCGCAAGGGCTGCGACCTGCTGGTGGTCAACGCCGTCGGTGATGGACGGGCCTTCGAGGTCGACGACAACGCGGGCTGGTTGCTGGGCGGCGACGGCACCGAGGAGCCCATCCCCTTCGGCGCGAAATCTCGGCTGGCGGCCACATTGTGGGATGCTGTGAGCCGACAGCTCTCCCGCCAGTAA
- a CDS encoding ESX secretion-associated protein EspG, with protein MKFELSKQAFYEAWKHFKLGTKPLVLNVLPEGILQSERREVERRAWEELRALGFGNEMREDDIYGVFLPLQRYERAFDITFNERKPDGAKLKLTGMVANVRNSATLAVQTEETVRMQALPADAMVRAVLSVLPEDVKAGPGRGVSLRSSAMEQAATAAGKSDRAMADGLSRQGVRRDDARTLVEMAGGPRTAWAQVGASIMDGQGKRHRAPMVTNFFANAKGWYLIENNRRSAEAWTTIAPIDKQRMATRVQDLMKAL; from the coding sequence GTGAAATTCGAGCTGTCGAAGCAAGCTTTCTACGAGGCGTGGAAGCACTTCAAACTGGGGACCAAGCCGTTGGTGCTGAACGTGCTCCCGGAAGGCATCTTGCAGTCTGAGCGCCGCGAGGTGGAACGGCGGGCGTGGGAAGAGCTGCGCGCGCTCGGGTTCGGCAACGAGATGCGGGAAGACGACATCTACGGCGTGTTCCTGCCGTTGCAGCGCTACGAGCGTGCCTTCGACATCACCTTCAACGAGCGCAAGCCCGACGGTGCGAAGCTAAAGCTAACCGGGATGGTCGCCAACGTCCGGAACAGCGCGACGCTGGCGGTGCAGACCGAGGAGACCGTCCGGATGCAGGCCCTACCCGCCGATGCGATGGTCCGGGCGGTGCTCAGCGTTCTGCCCGAGGACGTCAAGGCCGGACCGGGGCGCGGCGTGTCGCTGCGCAGTTCTGCGATGGAGCAGGCCGCGACGGCCGCCGGGAAATCCGACCGCGCGATGGCCGACGGCCTTTCGCGGCAAGGGGTCCGGCGAGACGACGCGCGGACGCTGGTGGAGATGGCCGGGGGTCCGCGCACGGCTTGGGCTCAGGTCGGCGCGTCCATCATGGATGGTCAGGGCAAGCGGCACCGGGCCCCGATGGTCACCAACTTCTTCGCCAACGCCAAGGGCTGGTACCTCATCGAGAACAACCGTCGCAGCGCCGAAGCCTGGACCACGATCGCGCCGATCGACAAGCAACGGATGGCCACCCGGGTCCAGGACCTCATGAAGGCCCTCTGA